The following coding sequences lie in one Komagataeibacter sucrofermentans DSM 15973 genomic window:
- a CDS encoding site-specific DNA-methyltransferase has product MSGAVMMELPLDQVLRGDCVEMMQTLPAGSIDCVFADPPYNLQLKGELRRPDDSVVDGVDDDWDKFADLRAYDEFTRAWLTEARRVLRKDGTIWVIGSYHNIFRIGAILQDLGFWILNDVIWRKSNPMPNFRGRRFTNAHETLIWAARGPDSRYRFNYQAMKALNDDVQMRSDWYLPLCTGGERLRNEHGLKLHPTQKPESLLHRVLVASTNVDDVVLDPFTGTGTTTAMARRLRRRFIGIERHPDYAEAAIGRARREKPVPLDSVLTTPARRESPRVPFGVLVERGMVPAGTVLMDRQKRVRATVSPDGTLVSGRHRGSIHKMGATLTNAPSCNGWTFWYFEHEGELVQLDTLRSEIRAEQAAVAS; this is encoded by the coding sequence ATGAGCGGTGCGGTAATGATGGAATTGCCCCTTGACCAGGTGCTGCGTGGCGACTGTGTCGAGATGATGCAGACCCTGCCCGCAGGGTCGATCGACTGCGTGTTCGCCGATCCGCCATACAACCTCCAGCTCAAGGGCGAGCTGCGTCGCCCGGATGACAGCGTGGTTGATGGCGTGGATGATGACTGGGACAAATTCGCCGACCTGCGGGCCTATGACGAATTCACCCGCGCCTGGCTGACCGAGGCGCGGCGCGTGCTGCGCAAGGATGGCACGATCTGGGTCATCGGCTCGTATCACAACATCTTCCGCATCGGGGCGATTTTGCAGGATCTGGGGTTCTGGATTCTTAATGACGTGATCTGGCGCAAGTCCAACCCCATGCCCAACTTCCGTGGGCGGCGCTTCACCAACGCGCATGAAACGCTGATCTGGGCGGCGCGTGGGCCAGACAGCCGCTACCGCTTCAACTACCAGGCCATGAAGGCGCTCAATGACGATGTGCAGATGCGCTCGGACTGGTACCTGCCGCTCTGCACCGGCGGCGAGCGGCTGCGCAACGAACATGGCCTGAAGCTGCACCCCACCCAGAAGCCCGAAAGCCTGCTGCACCGCGTGCTCGTGGCCTCGACCAATGTAGATGACGTGGTGCTCGACCCCTTTACCGGCACCGGCACCACCACGGCCATGGCGCGCAGGCTGCGCCGCCGCTTTATTGGCATCGAGCGCCACCCGGACTATGCCGAGGCCGCGATTGGCCGCGCCCGGCGCGAAAAACCCGTGCCGCTGGACAGCGTGCTGACCACGCCCGCCCGGCGCGAAAGCCCACGCGTGCCCTTTGGCGTGCTGGTCGAGCGCGGCATGGTGCCTGCGGGCACCGTGCTCATGGACCGGCAGAAGCGCGTGCGCGCCACCGTCTCGCCCGATGGCACGCTGGTCAGCGGGCGGCACCGGGGCTCCATTCACAAGATGGGGGCGACACTGACCAACGCGCCCTCGTGCAATGGCTGGACGTTCTGGTATTTCGAGCACGAAGGTGAACTGGTGCAACTCGATACGCTGCGCAGCGAGATCCGGGCGGAGCAGGCAGCCGTCGCGTCCTGA
- a CDS encoding DNA adenine methylase — MNRCPDPDGPHGLPSMEWSPARHAALLTEDYLFSQLIPYIGNKRKLLGLIAQAIAATGEAPPRTDFIDLFAGTGVVSRLAKQLGFRVLCNDWEPYSEQINRCHVAQSRAPVFHGGRSYEQVMAELNALPPLEGWITRHLCPDDDVHYDTARDRMFYMRKNGMRIDAIRTQVAQWEHDGLLDAGQKACLLAPLLYSASYNSNTSGLFKGFHRGWGGRTGTALYRIAADLMLRPAGFIDNGHEHRVLRMDAHALAASLAGEVGEAAIAYIDPPYNQHPYGANYHVLNTIALWDSPPVAPKITGRDKAAIRQDWRTERRSPYNHRRQALAAYRHLLSVLDTRWIATSYSTDGFIALKDMLRANCERGAVQVFTRPYKRYRVSRQRYSARPMTLEFVVLTNTRRPPQRTADEIWHEITTLEASLNKVP; from the coding sequence ATGAACCGGTGCCCCGATCCTGACGGGCCGCATGGCCTGCCCAGCATGGAATGGAGCCCGGCCCGCCATGCCGCGCTGCTGACCGAGGATTACCTGTTCAGCCAGCTCATTCCCTATATCGGCAACAAGCGAAAGCTGCTCGGCCTGATCGCGCAGGCCATCGCGGCCACGGGCGAGGCGCCACCCCGCACGGACTTCATCGACCTGTTTGCAGGCACCGGCGTGGTATCAAGGCTGGCCAAGCAGCTTGGCTTTCGCGTGCTGTGCAATGACTGGGAGCCCTATAGCGAGCAGATCAACCGCTGCCATGTGGCCCAGTCGCGCGCGCCGGTCTTTCATGGCGGGCGCAGTTATGAACAGGTCATGGCGGAACTCAACGCCCTGCCGCCCCTTGAGGGCTGGATCACCCGCCACCTGTGCCCTGATGATGACGTGCATTATGACACCGCGCGCGACCGGATGTTCTACATGCGCAAGAACGGCATGCGCATTGACGCCATCCGCACGCAGGTTGCGCAGTGGGAACACGATGGCCTGCTTGATGCCGGACAGAAGGCCTGCCTGCTGGCCCCGCTGCTGTACAGCGCCAGCTACAACAGCAATACCAGCGGGCTGTTCAAGGGGTTTCATCGCGGCTGGGGCGGGCGCACGGGCACGGCGCTGTACCGCATCGCCGCCGACCTCATGCTCCGCCCGGCGGGTTTTATTGATAACGGGCATGAGCACAGGGTGCTGCGCATGGATGCCCATGCCCTGGCCGCCAGCCTGGCGGGGGAGGTGGGGGAAGCGGCCATCGCCTATATCGATCCACCCTACAATCAGCACCCCTATGGCGCCAATTACCACGTGCTCAACACCATTGCCCTGTGGGACAGTCCGCCCGTCGCGCCAAAGATTACCGGGCGCGACAAGGCGGCCATACGCCAGGACTGGCGCACCGAGCGCCGCAGCCCCTACAACCACCGCAGGCAGGCGCTTGCGGCCTACCGGCACCTGCTCTCGGTGCTTGATACGCGCTGGATCGCCACGAGTTACAGCACCGATGGCTTCATTGCGCTCAAAGACATGCTGCGGGCCAATTGCGAGCGCGGCGCGGTGCAGGTCTTTACCCGCCCCTACAAGCGCTATCGCGTCAGCCGCCAGCGCTATTCCGCACGCCCCATGACGCTGGAATTCGTCGTGCTGACCAACACCCGCCGCCCGCCACAGCGCACGGCCGATGAGATCTGGCACGAAATCACCACTCTTGAGGCCAGCCTGAACAAGGTGCCCTGA
- a CDS encoding ankyrin repeat domain-containing protein, protein MISRSGIYLLVAALFAGLPAMCMPLHVAHAQDAEDAEAEADAAEAAKKAEARRAAKAAAPPAALPGAESREEEHGHANSDMNPTNALFDAINRGSLGAAKEALNRGADMTAQNQLGQTPLDMAIDLNRNDITFLLLSMRTFSDADPHFASNNLESGADDTPPLTMPKHASTTASPDRRYDASGGHADPSIGFLGFGGS, encoded by the coding sequence ATGATTTCCAGATCCGGTATATATCTTCTTGTTGCCGCCCTGTTCGCGGGCCTTCCTGCCATGTGCATGCCATTGCATGTGGCACATGCGCAGGATGCCGAAGATGCTGAAGCCGAGGCTGACGCCGCCGAGGCCGCCAAGAAGGCCGAGGCCCGCCGCGCGGCCAAGGCCGCAGCCCCGCCAGCGGCGCTGCCTGGCGCTGAATCGCGCGAGGAAGAGCACGGCCACGCCAATTCCGACATGAACCCGACCAATGCGCTGTTCGATGCCATCAACCGTGGCAGCCTTGGCGCGGCGAAGGAAGCGCTGAACCGCGGTGCTGACATGACGGCCCAGAACCAGCTTGGCCAGACGCCGCTTGATATGGCCATCGACCTGAACCGTAACGACATTACCTTCCTGCTGCTGTCGATGCGCACCTTCTCGGACGCGGACCCGCATTTCGCCTCCAACAACCTTGAAAGCGGCGCGGACGACACCCCGCCGCTGACCATGCCCAAACATGCCTCGACCACCGCCTCGCCCGACCGGCGCTATGATGCCTCGGGCGGCCATGCCGACCCGTCGATCGGGTTTCTGGGCTTTGGCGGCAGCTAA
- a CDS encoding VWA domain-containing protein yields the protein MPDLSRHMMALSPLVPPWCINLLVAACAALALWGLARRVRGSMWRLLAGLGVALWLYNPQRITETWHPLPETALVVVDQSASMNERNRGEMARNTAARVQAAMNRVPGLVPRIVTVREAQHGGTRLFAALQQAAADIPPSRLAGAVLITDGEDHDVPAAVPDTLNPDDGHGHRTLLPLHVLLTGKGEETDRHLRVLQAPPFAIVGKDVTIRVQIDDQGAPPQPGAATQLTLTQGDGATFTRPVKIGEPQDITLPVTHPGEMLIGLSAPELPGEVSTRNNHDVIRINGVRDRLRVLLVSGTPNQGERVWRRLLKADPSVDLVHFTILRPPDRDDGTPLSDLALIAFPVNELFQQKVGQFDLIILDGFENRGILPEAYLRNIVNHIREGGGLLLIGGPEFLTAGSLQDTPLSDILPAHVTTGDGMAIQRFRPDLTETGMRHPVTSGLPGAPEHAGARPGWGPWYRSLRSDSARGEVLMTGPEHQPLLVLDHADKGRVAFLMSDQAWLWSHGEGGGGPQSELLRRISHWLMKEPELEENQLEASITAGQMTITRRSVTTGPAPVVHVTAPDGKSQQVTLEPAGNTGLARARLPATQEGIWTVRDDAGHEAFAAPRVEDPLEFADLRATASVLGPMAAATGGGVHWLGADAQTPSMPEMVMTEGGHASSASRFAFPARNAHSISGQQANAVLPAWVMGLFVLLMVFMAWWRESRP from the coding sequence ATGCCTGATCTGTCGCGCCACATGATGGCGCTCAGCCCGCTTGTGCCGCCGTGGTGCATCAACCTGCTGGTGGCCGCCTGCGCAGCCCTTGCCCTGTGGGGCCTTGCCCGCCGCGTGCGCGGCAGCATGTGGCGGCTGCTGGCCGGGCTGGGGGTGGCCCTGTGGCTGTACAACCCCCAGCGCATTACCGAGACATGGCACCCCCTGCCTGAAACAGCACTTGTGGTGGTGGACCAGTCGGCCTCGATGAACGAGCGCAACCGGGGCGAGATGGCGCGCAACACGGCAGCGCGCGTGCAGGCCGCCATGAACCGCGTGCCCGGCCTCGTGCCGCGCATCGTGACCGTGCGCGAGGCGCAGCATGGCGGCACGCGGCTGTTTGCAGCATTGCAGCAGGCGGCGGCTGACATTCCCCCCTCCCGCCTGGCGGGGGCCGTGCTGATTACCGATGGCGAGGACCATGACGTGCCCGCCGCCGTGCCCGACACGCTCAACCCCGATGATGGCCATGGCCACCGCACCCTTCTGCCGCTGCACGTACTGCTGACCGGCAAGGGCGAGGAAACCGACCGCCACCTGCGCGTGCTTCAGGCCCCGCCCTTTGCCATCGTGGGCAAGGACGTGACCATCCGCGTGCAGATTGATGACCAGGGCGCGCCCCCTCAGCCGGGGGCGGCCACGCAGCTTACGCTCACGCAGGGCGATGGCGCGACCTTTACCCGCCCGGTAAAAATTGGCGAGCCGCAGGACATTACCCTGCCTGTCACCCATCCGGGCGAGATGCTGATCGGCCTGTCAGCGCCCGAACTGCCCGGCGAGGTCTCGACGCGCAACAACCATGATGTCATCCGCATCAACGGCGTGCGCGACCGGCTGCGCGTGCTGCTGGTATCCGGCACGCCCAACCAGGGCGAGCGCGTGTGGCGGCGGCTGCTCAAGGCCGACCCTTCGGTTGATCTCGTGCACTTCACCATTTTGCGGCCGCCCGACCGCGATGATGGCACGCCGCTTTCGGACCTGGCGCTGATCGCCTTCCCGGTCAATGAACTGTTCCAGCAGAAGGTGGGGCAATTCGATCTCATCATTCTCGACGGGTTTGAAAACCGTGGCATCCTGCCCGAGGCCTATCTGCGCAACATCGTCAACCACATCCGTGAAGGCGGTGGGCTGCTGCTGATTGGCGGGCCGGAATTCCTCACCGCCGGTTCGCTGCAGGATACGCCACTTTCCGATATCCTGCCCGCGCACGTAACCACGGGCGATGGCATGGCCATCCAGCGCTTCAGGCCAGACCTGACCGAAACCGGCATGCGCCACCCGGTCACCTCCGGCCTGCCGGGCGCGCCCGAGCATGCAGGGGCCAGGCCGGGCTGGGGGCCGTGGTATCGCAGCCTGCGCAGCGATTCCGCCCGGGGCGAGGTGCTGATGACCGGCCCCGAACACCAGCCCCTGCTGGTGCTCGACCATGCGGACAAGGGGCGCGTGGCCTTCCTGATGTCTGACCAGGCATGGCTGTGGTCGCATGGGGAGGGTGGCGGCGGCCCGCAGTCCGAACTGCTGCGCCGCATCTCGCACTGGCTGATGAAAGAGCCGGAACTCGAGGAAAACCAGCTTGAGGCCAGCATTACGGCAGGGCAGATGACCATCACCCGCCGCTCGGTCACGACCGGGCCCGCGCCGGTGGTGCATGTCACGGCGCCTGATGGCAAGAGCCAGCAGGTCACACTCGAGCCTGCGGGCAATACCGGCCTCGCCCGCGCCCGCCTGCCCGCAACGCAGGAAGGCATATGGACCGTGCGCGATGATGCCGGGCATGAAGCCTTCGCCGCCCCGCGCGTGGAAGACCCGCTGGAATTTGCCGACCTGCGGGCCACGGCCTCCGTGCTTGGCCCCATGGCAGCAGCAACCGGCGGCGGCGTGCACTGGCTTGGCGCGGACGCGCAGACCCCTTCCATGCCGGAGATGGTGATGACAGAGGGCGGCCACGCTTCATCAGCCAGCCGCTTTGCCTTCCCGGCCCGCAATGCGCACAGCATATCGGGGCAACAGGCCAATGCCGTGCTCCCGGCCTGGGTCATGGGGCTGTTCGTGCTGCTGATGGTGTTCATGGCATGGTGGCGGGAGAGCCGCCCCTGA
- a CDS encoding DUF4159 domain-containing protein codes for MILLAPWMLLGLLALPLVWWLLHARPPAPRTQSFPPMRLLGALTAPPPDATSAPLWRVLLRCLAVLGLVLGLAQPVFPRGQGGLPDADCLIVLDNGWAAAGTWSQRIHALDGLLDHLARTGHTARLLLTARNDALDPITVQPAVQADLLRSQIDPMLPRAWAADRIAATHALKALADQNWRGPVVYIADGLATGGDADFAAALASIGPVHDMQVPQSDIMLLAPPASGQGNLATRLRTVPRDHPRTGQLRLETATGGTLGLLPVNLPAGADHADLAPDLPAELRNKVDHLALDGMGGPAGIRLLDERERQRPVGLIATGSSDTPLMGSLFYLRRALQPTAELREGDLDTLLARPLSVIIAPDGTLGSPDSRKKVAAWVRAGGTLIRFAGPLLIQGADATNGGSDTPQPQADPLVPVPLMDGARVLGGAMSWSRPEHLAPFPATSPFHDLDIPADVTVSRQVLAQPSTDLDSHSWARLDDGTPLVTHAALGAGQVVLFHVTSTAEWSNLPLSGLFVGMLQHLIDQASGIETPAGATLLAPYMALDGDGTLVAPPAGAQALRADAFGHTAPGPEHPPGLYGPRSSRRALNMGDDPAALAAQAPIGTVSDLRGQVADLSIGPVLLVLAAVLLLADGLVSILQRGQPWRGRGLAALVLCCGMGMASAAAQGADIPPDVPRAALETRLAYIVTGHPEIDDVSKEGLQGLSDYVNARTSAVLGHPDGVTPERDDLSYYPLIYWPVTPDALTSPARTTALNTYMRHGGILLIDTQGQDPATAPENASSYTGSAPGTAAALKRMTAGLDIPPLAQLDSHHVLSHTFYLLHDFPGRYDGMPVWVAQEGDSTNDGVSPVIIGSNDWAHAWAVDEAGNTPYAPVPDGAEQRVTAYRFGVNAVIYALIGNYKADQVHVPALLKRLGE; via the coding sequence ATGATCCTGCTGGCACCCTGGATGCTGCTTGGCCTGCTGGCCCTGCCTCTTGTGTGGTGGCTGCTGCATGCCCGCCCACCCGCGCCACGCACGCAGTCCTTCCCGCCCATGCGGCTGCTGGGCGCCCTCACGGCCCCGCCGCCTGATGCGACCTCCGCCCCGCTGTGGCGCGTGCTGCTGCGCTGTCTGGCCGTGCTGGGGCTGGTGCTGGGGCTGGCGCAGCCGGTCTTTCCGCGTGGCCAGGGCGGCCTGCCCGATGCCGACTGCCTGATCGTGCTTGATAATGGCTGGGCCGCGGCGGGCACGTGGTCGCAGCGCATCCACGCGCTTGATGGCCTGCTCGATCACCTTGCCCGCACGGGCCACACCGCCCGCCTGCTGCTCACTGCCCGCAATGATGCGCTTGATCCCATCACGGTCCAGCCCGCCGTGCAGGCCGACCTGCTACGCAGTCAGATCGACCCGATGCTGCCCCGCGCATGGGCCGCCGACCGTATCGCGGCCACCCATGCGCTCAAGGCCCTTGCAGACCAGAACTGGCGCGGGCCGGTGGTTTACATTGCCGACGGACTGGCGACGGGGGGCGACGCAGATTTTGCAGCCGCCCTGGCTAGCATTGGCCCCGTGCATGACATGCAGGTGCCGCAATCCGATATCATGCTGCTGGCGCCGCCTGCCAGCGGTCAGGGCAATCTGGCCACACGGCTGCGCACCGTGCCGCGCGACCATCCGCGCACCGGCCAGCTCCGCCTTGAAACCGCGACCGGCGGCACGCTCGGCCTGCTGCCGGTCAACCTGCCCGCAGGCGCCGACCACGCCGATCTTGCCCCCGACCTGCCCGCCGAACTGCGCAACAAGGTCGATCACCTCGCCCTTGATGGCATGGGGGGGCCTGCTGGCATCCGCCTGCTGGACGAGCGCGAGCGCCAGCGCCCGGTGGGGCTGATCGCAACCGGCAGTTCCGACACGCCGCTGATGGGCAGCCTGTTCTACCTGCGGCGCGCGCTGCAACCCACAGCCGAACTGCGTGAGGGCGACCTCGATACGCTGCTCGCGCGCCCGCTTTCGGTCATCATCGCGCCCGACGGCACATTGGGCAGCCCTGACAGCCGCAAGAAAGTCGCGGCATGGGTGCGCGCGGGCGGCACGCTGATCCGTTTTGCCGGCCCGCTGCTCATTCAGGGGGCGGATGCCACGAATGGCGGGAGCGACACGCCACAGCCGCAGGCCGACCCGCTTGTGCCCGTGCCGCTGATGGATGGCGCCCGCGTGCTTGGCGGCGCGATGTCATGGAGCAGGCCTGAACATCTCGCTCCCTTCCCCGCCACATCGCCATTCCATGATCTGGACATCCCGGCCGATGTCACGGTATCGCGGCAGGTGCTGGCCCAGCCTTCCACCGATCTCGACAGCCATAGCTGGGCGCGGCTCGATGATGGCACGCCGCTGGTCACCCACGCAGCACTGGGCGCGGGGCAGGTCGTGCTGTTCCATGTGACCAGCACGGCGGAATGGTCGAACCTGCCGCTGTCGGGGCTGTTCGTGGGCATGCTCCAGCACCTGATCGATCAGGCCTCGGGCATCGAAACACCCGCTGGCGCCACGCTGCTCGCCCCCTATATGGCGCTTGATGGCGATGGCACGCTGGTCGCACCCCCCGCGGGCGCGCAGGCGCTGCGGGCCGATGCGTTTGGCCACACCGCCCCCGGCCCCGAACACCCGCCGGGGCTGTATGGCCCGCGCAGCAGCCGCCGCGCGCTCAATATGGGCGATGACCCGGCAGCCCTTGCAGCCCAGGCCCCCATCGGCACCGTATCCGACCTGCGCGGGCAGGTGGCTGACCTGTCCATCGGGCCGGTGCTGCTCGTGCTCGCCGCCGTGCTGCTGCTGGCCGACGGGCTGGTCAGCATCCTGCAGCGCGGGCAGCCATGGCGCGGGCGCGGGCTTGCGGCTCTTGTTCTGTGCTGCGGCATGGGCATGGCCAGCGCCGCGGCACAGGGCGCCGACATACCGCCCGACGTGCCGCGTGCCGCGCTCGAAACCCGGCTGGCCTATATCGTGACCGGCCACCCCGAGATTGATGACGTGTCGAAAGAAGGGCTTCAGGGCCTGTCGGACTACGTCAACGCCCGCACCTCCGCCGTGCTGGGCCACCCCGATGGCGTGACGCCGGAACGTGATGACCTGTCCTATTACCCGCTCATCTACTGGCCGGTTACGCCTGATGCCCTCACCAGCCCGGCCCGCACGACAGCGCTGAACACCTATATGCGCCACGGCGGCATCCTGCTGATCGACACGCAGGGCCAGGACCCGGCCACGGCACCCGAAAACGCCAGCAGCTATACCGGCTCGGCACCCGGCACGGCGGCAGCACTGAAGCGCATGACGGCGGGGCTGGACATTCCGCCGCTCGCCCAGCTCGACAGCCATCATGTGCTCTCGCACACCTTCTACCTTCTGCATGATTTTCCCGGCCGGTACGATGGCATGCCCGTCTGGGTGGCGCAGGAGGGTGACAGCACGAATGACGGGGTGAGCCCGGTCATTATCGGCAGCAATGACTGGGCACATGCCTGGGCGGTGGATGAAGCAGGCAACACGCCCTACGCCCCCGTGCCCGACGGGGCGGAACAGCGCGTCACGGCCTACCGTTTTGGCGTGAATGCCGTGATCTATGCCCTGATCGGCAACTACAAGGCGGACCAGGTGCATGTGCCTGCGCTGCTCAAACGGCTTGGGGAGTAA
- a CDS encoding DUF58 domain-containing protein, whose translation MAAFPSFLSRLIPNAARAPGASRPAQAAGTGFLPRNAITATALADDLAGRLPALLVAAERIAHAVGQGSHARRRAGQGDEFWQYRPATQGEAASAIDWRQSARGDRAFVREREAQTPHTICIWCDNSASMRWHSEQGLPPKAERAFVLALASAAMLLRQGEQIRLLATNPTTPPLRLHGHRALEQMAHALLAALRHAPDTPDLPLTAAIPARSRVLLFGDGLYPPAQLEAFLRQLATRQATATLVETLDPAETTLPYSGPTRFTGVEDDTARLLYGSPTLQQDYAVIWQRHQAQLRALCTAAGSPPVVHMTDQPSLTALMALHTVLAAGGRP comes from the coding sequence TTGGCTGCCTTTCCCTCCTTCCTGTCGCGGCTGATCCCGAACGCCGCCCGCGCGCCCGGCGCGTCACGCCCCGCACAGGCGGCGGGGACTGGATTCCTGCCGCGCAATGCCATCACCGCCACCGCGCTGGCCGATGACCTGGCAGGCAGGCTGCCCGCCCTGCTGGTGGCCGCCGAGCGCATTGCCCATGCCGTGGGCCAGGGCAGCCATGCACGCCGCAGGGCGGGCCAGGGCGACGAATTCTGGCAATACCGCCCCGCCACACAGGGCGAGGCGGCCAGCGCCATTGACTGGCGGCAGTCGGCACGGGGCGACCGGGCCTTCGTGCGCGAGCGCGAAGCCCAGACTCCCCACACCATATGCATCTGGTGCGATAATAGCGCCTCCATGCGCTGGCATTCAGAGCAGGGCCTGCCGCCCAAGGCCGAGCGGGCCTTCGTGCTGGCGCTGGCCAGTGCGGCCATGCTGCTACGGCAGGGCGAGCAGATCCGCCTGCTGGCCACCAACCCCACAACCCCGCCGCTGCGCCTGCATGGCCATCGCGCGCTGGAACAGATGGCCCATGCCCTGCTGGCGGCCCTGCGCCACGCGCCCGATACGCCAGACCTGCCACTGACCGCCGCCATCCCCGCCCGCAGTCGCGTGCTGCTGTTTGGTGACGGGCTGTACCCGCCCGCGCAACTGGAGGCCTTCCTGCGCCAGCTTGCCACGCGTCAGGCCACCGCCACGCTGGTGGAGACCCTTGACCCGGCGGAGACCACCCTGCCCTATTCCGGCCCCACCCGCTTTACCGGCGTGGAGGATGACACGGCCCGCCTGCTTTATGGCAGCCCCACGCTGCAACAGGATTATGCCGTGATCTGGCAGCGCCATCAGGCGCAGTTGCGCGCGCTGTGCACGGCCGCAGGCAGCCCGCCCGTAGTACACATGACCGACCAGCCGTCGCTTACGGCGCTGATGGCGCTACACACCGTGCTTGCGGCGGGAGGACGGCCATGA
- a CDS encoding MoxR family ATPase, producing the protein MMTMDDTSPLHAAPQAGMTPPPSLTGEQIAARAESMGARLRAARAEIGRVILGQDRVIDLVLTTIVAGGHALLVGAPGLGKTLLVTTLGHVMGMDARRVQFTPDLMPADILGSEILDEDEAGRRSFRFVAGPVFCQLLMADEINRASPRTQSALLQAMQEREVAIAGTNHPLPRPFHVLATQNPIEQEGTYPLPEAQLDRFLMQVTLDFPTAEAERAMLLATTGTTTATASPVLTAADVIEAQALVRALPVGEQVVDAIVRLVRAARPETSDDPTIREAVAWGPGPRAAQALMLATRARALLDGRLSPTIEDVVALAHPILAHRMALSFTARAENLRLSTLIDTLAGRIG; encoded by the coding sequence ATGATGACCATGGATGATACCTCACCCCTCCATGCGGCGCCGCAGGCGGGCATGACACCCCCCCCCTCCCTGACCGGCGAGCAGATCGCGGCGCGGGCCGAGAGCATGGGTGCGCGCCTGCGGGCCGCGCGGGCCGAAATCGGGCGCGTCATACTGGGGCAGGACCGGGTGATCGACCTGGTGCTGACCACCATCGTGGCGGGCGGACACGCGCTTTTAGTGGGCGCGCCGGGCCTGGGCAAGACGCTGCTGGTCACAACGCTGGGTCACGTAATGGGCATGGACGCACGCCGCGTGCAGTTCACGCCCGACCTCATGCCCGCCGATATTCTGGGCAGCGAAATCCTTGATGAGGACGAGGCCGGCCGCCGCAGCTTCCGCTTCGTGGCGGGGCCGGTCTTCTGCCAGCTGCTCATGGCGGACGAGATCAACCGCGCAAGCCCGCGCACGCAGTCGGCACTCCTGCAGGCCATGCAGGAGCGCGAGGTGGCCATTGCGGGCACCAACCACCCGCTGCCCCGCCCCTTCCATGTGCTGGCAACCCAGAACCCCATCGAGCAGGAAGGCACCTATCCCCTGCCCGAAGCGCAGCTTGACCGCTTCCTGATGCAGGTGACGCTCGACTTCCCCACGGCCGAGGCCGAGCGCGCCATGCTGCTGGCCACCACCGGCACCACCACCGCCACCGCCAGCCCCGTGCTCACGGCGGCCGACGTGATCGAGGCGCAGGCGCTCGTGCGCGCCCTGCCGGTGGGCGAGCAGGTGGTCGATGCAATCGTGCGCCTTGTGCGCGCGGCCCGGCCAGAAACCAGCGATGACCCCACCATCCGCGAGGCAGTGGCTTGGGGTCCCGGCCCGCGCGCCGCACAGGCGCTGATGCTGGCCACCCGCGCACGCGCCCTGCTTGATGGCAGGCTTTCCCCCACCATCGAGGACGTTGTGGCGCTGGCCCACCCCATCCTGGCCCACCGCATGGCGCTGTCCTTTACCGCGCGGGCGGAAAACCTGCGCCTGTCCACGCTGATCGATACGCTGGCCGGACGGATCGGCTGA
- a CDS encoding DUF1285 domain-containing protein — protein MDDFETGQNPPARAPGQAGTCGALPFVISRDGTWLYRGSPIRRKPMVCLFASTLRRDAQGGFRLQTPVEQGTIEVEDAPFVANHLEWHGCGRGQVLSFRTNVDQVICAGPDHPIRCDWNVPCEGCGTGPVPYLHVRDGDGALPIEARIARPVYYELAALAVEGYHQGVPCLGVWSQNVFFPLSAMEAAS, from the coding sequence ATGGACGATTTCGAGACAGGACAGAACCCGCCAGCCCGTGCGCCGGGGCAGGCGGGAACATGCGGCGCGCTGCCGTTTGTCATCAGCCGTGACGGAACGTGGCTGTACCGTGGCTCCCCCATCCGCCGCAAGCCGATGGTCTGCCTCTTCGCCTCGACCCTGCGGCGCGACGCGCAGGGCGGCTTCAGGCTCCAGACGCCGGTGGAGCAGGGCACGATCGAGGTGGAGGACGCCCCGTTCGTGGCCAACCACCTTGAATGGCACGGCTGCGGGCGGGGGCAGGTGCTCTCGTTCCGCACCAATGTCGATCAGGTGATCTGCGCAGGCCCGGACCACCCGATTCGATGTGACTGGAACGTGCCGTGCGAAGGCTGCGGCACCGGCCCGGTGCCCTACCTGCATGTGCGCGATGGCGATGGCGCGCTGCCGATCGAAGCCCGCATTGCCCGGCCGGTTTATTACGAACTCGCCGCCCTTGCGGTGGAGGGGTACCATCAGGGCGTGCCCTGCCTTGGCGTGTGGAGCCAGAATGTGTTCTTCCCGCTTTCCGCCATGGAGGCCGCTTCGTGA